From a single Collibacillus ludicampi genomic region:
- the pilM gene encoding type IV pilus biogenesis protein PilM: MKFSFRRPVGVGISLYRDHLEIVQVREIRGIPEIEIHVEVPLAKEVYDNGQVLDLDQFSLEMKRVFKEYGFPRKGITVSLPTSLIFMRMIWMPKVNRKKMYALLQYRTQDEIRIPFAHPIFDFDFYPPKIPWDQQGEEGVEGGVPILFVAAPGELINRLQESFRKADLHLGAVEVKGLSLLRALKALDKDPEHGTLVIEMDASCVEAHFYYQNVLLMSRSLDLTPEQYLDYVPMYHVDSREAAVTLSQERDEGQGVLRDLKGLRSSGLDAWSLLDRLEYQASLDSFAADLSYQFERWLSFFQYSLHLRNVSIQHIWLTNDIPNAPRLLQQLVERLDMNVEVVRYPVVVQAGDTPARIVSLAAAGAALRGGTNDAD; the protein is encoded by the coding sequence ATGAAATTCTCTTTCCGCCGTCCAGTGGGTGTTGGAATCAGTCTCTATCGAGATCATCTAGAAATTGTACAGGTTCGTGAGATACGAGGGATTCCGGAAATTGAAATTCATGTGGAGGTACCATTGGCAAAAGAAGTGTACGATAACGGCCAAGTACTCGATCTGGATCAGTTTTCCCTGGAAATGAAGCGGGTATTCAAGGAATATGGTTTTCCGCGAAAAGGGATTACTGTCTCTTTGCCAACCTCCCTGATATTCATGCGCATGATTTGGATGCCCAAGGTCAACCGAAAGAAGATGTATGCTTTGTTGCAATATCGTACTCAGGATGAGATCCGAATCCCTTTTGCCCATCCGATCTTTGATTTTGATTTTTATCCGCCGAAGATCCCCTGGGATCAACAAGGAGAAGAAGGTGTAGAAGGTGGGGTGCCGATTCTTTTTGTCGCGGCTCCTGGAGAGCTGATCAATCGCCTTCAGGAATCGTTTCGCAAGGCCGATTTGCATTTGGGAGCGGTTGAAGTGAAAGGTTTGAGTCTGTTGCGCGCTTTGAAAGCTCTCGACAAAGATCCGGAGCACGGCACTCTTGTGATCGAAATGGATGCCTCCTGCGTAGAAGCCCATTTTTATTATCAAAACGTTTTGCTGATGTCCCGATCCCTGGATTTGACGCCTGAGCAGTATCTAGACTATGTGCCTATGTATCATGTGGATTCGCGTGAAGCGGCCGTAACACTTTCGCAGGAACGGGATGAGGGACAAGGGGTTCTGCGTGATCTTAAAGGACTACGTTCTTCCGGTTTGGATGCTTGGAGTTTATTGGATCGGTTAGAATATCAGGCCAGTCTTGATTCGTTTGCGGCTGATCTCAGCTATCAGTTTGAACGTTGGCTTTCCTTTTTCCAATACTCTCTTCACCTGAGAAACGTTTCGATTCAACACATCTGGTTGACAAATGATATTCCCAATGCTCCGCGGCTTTTACAGCAACTTGTGGAAAGGCTGGATATGAACGTGGAAGTCGTGCGATATCCCGTGGTTGTGCAGGCGGGGGATACGCCTGCGCGAATCGTCAGTCTGGCGGCTGCGGGAGCGGCTCTTCGGGGAGGAACTAACGATGCAGATTAA
- a CDS encoding polymer-forming cytoskeletal protein codes for MNDKCSKGKKKERGTALLLAIFLTLLLAIIGSSMILTWQASKRSANSLQTAVQDHYLLEAGVADVLSYLDSQVQGDTSTINCSDAKSWLKQFESAISDMKTRGKKYQIDLVSRPQDYSASQLAYQIQVTALNASVLNSNNPFVTMNIVFKNQTGADPFYMISGKNVAFAYKGVTITGNNSDTITNYADPPLDPKQKNDINTTVINVVNSIITSKNNEMVNFQKNHPNANTYTQGSILSGDWMTSGDFTISSSKKQPPNSLKITNGSLYVNGNLNVDGTLTVDGDLYVNGNMNVNGTLTVGGNLYVNGQISGSSTISVTGNLYAASGVSKTSKNKGGGDDLITLKANGDVVVNGSYSSKESTIKGSLMVHGDTTIALQGNSDLFEVDGDILVDGNVNLTRQNNGKGHVQYQIGGHLASTGTITNGSTINIANGSVPINGFGGRGSSSLSIQSISY; via the coding sequence ATGAATGACAAATGTTCAAAAGGCAAGAAAAAAGAAAGGGGAACAGCCCTTTTATTAGCCATCTTTTTGACGTTGCTTCTTGCCATAATTGGTTCGAGCATGATTCTTACATGGCAAGCTAGTAAACGGTCGGCCAACTCGTTGCAAACGGCCGTGCAAGACCATTATCTGCTTGAAGCAGGCGTGGCGGACGTGCTCAGTTATCTGGATTCGCAAGTACAGGGCGACACAAGTACGATTAACTGCAGTGACGCGAAAAGCTGGCTGAAACAATTTGAATCGGCTATTAGTGACATGAAGACCAGAGGGAAAAAATATCAGATTGATCTCGTCTCCCGTCCGCAGGACTACTCGGCGAGCCAACTCGCCTATCAGATCCAGGTGACGGCTCTGAATGCGTCGGTTCTAAACAGCAATAATCCATTTGTGACGATGAACATCGTATTCAAGAATCAAACGGGTGCTGATCCGTTTTATATGATATCGGGAAAAAATGTGGCTTTTGCATACAAAGGCGTTACGATAACCGGAAATAACAGCGATACCATTACCAATTACGCGGATCCGCCTCTCGATCCTAAACAAAAGAATGATATAAACACTACAGTCATAAATGTGGTTAATAGTATCATAACTAGCAAGAACAATGAAATGGTCAACTTTCAAAAAAATCATCCGAATGCAAATACCTATACCCAAGGTTCCATTCTGTCCGGCGATTGGATGACCAGTGGGGATTTCACTATCAGTAGTAGTAAAAAACAACCTCCTAATTCATTAAAGATTACCAACGGCAGTTTATATGTGAATGGGAATTTGAATGTGGACGGAACGCTAACTGTTGATGGTGATTTGTATGTAAATGGGAATATGAATGTAAACGGAACGCTGACGGTTGGAGGCAATTTGTACGTGAATGGTCAGATTAGTGGCAGCAGTACGATCAGTGTAACGGGAAACCTGTATGCGGCAAGTGGTGTTTCAAAAACATCGAAAAATAAAGGGGGTGGGGATGATTTAATTACATTGAAGGCAAACGGGGATGTGGTTGTGAACGGCAGTTATAGCAGTAAAGAGTCAACGATCAAGGGCTCGCTTATGGTTCATGGGGATACAACGATTGCGCTTCAAGGCAACAGTGATTTGTTCGAAGTGGATGGAGATATCCTGGTGGACGGAAACGTTAACCTTACCAGACAAAATAACGGGAAAGGCCATGTTCAGTACCAGATCGGCGGCCACCTGGCCTCGACGGGTACGATTACAAATGGTTCAACGATTAATATAGCCAATGGCAGTGTACCCATCAACGGATTCGGAGGGAGAGGTTCCTCTTCGTTGAGTATCCAATCCATCTCATATTAA
- a CDS encoding prepilin-type N-terminal cleavage/methylation domain-containing protein, with translation MKRIRSKQSGLTLTEMLATISILVVVLGAITTFSWGFLKSYYKNSNSYASKNPVRLLQETIEKNLVSANLVVFDQITLSSGDTAYTLEIDTNAGGYTTFIFTPNDGQVYLANEQVPDGAVVKNYRQFTTLDPNHGFSYQCVDQNGESFSTVSFPLQMDPGDQQAPLLVITLTCTTSDHGQNASFSSTFSVKPIRQVT, from the coding sequence ATGAAAAGGATCAGGAGTAAACAATCCGGGCTGACCTTGACAGAAATGCTTGCCACCATTTCCATTCTTGTGGTGGTACTGGGAGCGATCACTACATTCAGTTGGGGTTTTTTGAAAAGTTACTATAAGAATTCGAACAGTTACGCGAGCAAAAATCCTGTGCGTTTGCTTCAGGAAACGATTGAAAAAAATCTGGTTTCCGCCAATCTTGTGGTTTTTGATCAAATCACGCTGAGTTCCGGAGATACCGCTTATACGTTGGAGATCGACACGAATGCAGGCGGGTATACAACATTTATATTTACCCCGAATGATGGTCAAGTGTATCTGGCCAATGAACAGGTTCCGGATGGTGCGGTTGTTAAGAATTATAGACAATTCACAACATTGGATCCGAATCACGGATTCTCTTACCAGTGCGTTGATCAAAATGGAGAATCTTTCTCCACGGTATCTTTTCCGTTACAAATGGATCCCGGTGATCAGCAGGCACCGCTCTTGGTGATCACACTGACTTGCACAACGAGTGACCATGGACAGAACGCATCATTCTCTTCGACTTTTAGCGTCAAACCGATCCGACAAGTTACATAA
- a CDS encoding type IV pilus modification PilV family protein, with protein sequence MFKRKKNREHGFSLIEVLAASVIFTFLSLAVIAYMGTSAKTNKDDENLTRAQNYAEIIMDYARKQVKNGGTYSIHLVDSNGAVIIDIPQLQIGNKAAPGSGDWQPVKPGSPFFYYVTTNSTDLGGPIDNNYEIELKVQIQYPGVGTNSNQPFTLVTKIRTNG encoded by the coding sequence ATGTTCAAGCGTAAAAAAAATAGGGAACATGGCTTCTCATTGATAGAGGTGCTTGCGGCAAGCGTCATCTTTACGTTTCTTTCACTGGCAGTGATCGCATATATGGGGACATCGGCCAAAACAAACAAAGATGACGAGAATTTGACGCGTGCGCAAAATTACGCCGAGATCATCATGGATTATGCGCGCAAGCAAGTAAAGAACGGAGGAACATATTCGATACATTTGGTGGATTCAAACGGGGCGGTTATCATCGACATTCCTCAATTGCAGATCGGAAATAAAGCGGCACCCGGTTCGGGAGACTGGCAACCGGTTAAACCGGGAAGCCCCTTTTTCTACTACGTGACGACAAACAGCACCGATTTGGGAGGGCCAATCGACAACAATTATGAGATCGAACTTAAAGTCCAAATCCAATATCCGGGAGTTGGAACCAACTCCAATCAACCGTTCACCCTTGTCACGAAAATCAGAACGAATGGGTAA
- a CDS encoding competence type IV pilus major pilin ComGC — MLGLGKPHAQIMQGGEGLISMPTTDMNKKKKRQRGFTLIEMVAVVAILSILSGLGYVIVSGQIESSRQKTDQANCRLILDAAQRYLIDNGPGAVTNIASSSGMNVDTGNDLVRKGYLQTTPASPWGNQQEVYKIYYYGGTVQNGPQSGINGTLTVVSGHTLSSGTPYQLQGSY, encoded by the coding sequence ATGCTTGGGTTAGGCAAACCCCACGCACAAATCATGCAAGGAGGGGAGGGGCTGATCAGTATGCCAACAACGGACATGAACAAGAAGAAAAAGCGCCAACGGGGTTTTACTCTGATTGAGATGGTCGCGGTTGTTGCGATCTTGTCAATCCTATCTGGATTAGGGTATGTCATCGTATCAGGTCAGATTGAGAGCTCACGACAAAAGACAGATCAGGCGAACTGTCGCTTGATATTGGATGCGGCTCAAAGGTATTTGATTGATAATGGACCGGGCGCTGTAACAAATATTGCTTCCAGTTCCGGTATGAATGTTGATACTGGTAATGATTTAGTGAGAAAGGGATATCTTCAAACTACACCCGCCTCTCCCTGGGGTAATCAACAAGAAGTATACAAAATTTATTATTATGGCGGAACAGTCCAAAACGGACCGCAATCAGGAATTAACGGTACCTTGACGGTAGTAAGTGGTCATACCCTTTCAAGTGGTACCCCCTATCAGTTACAAGGTAGCTACTGA
- a CDS encoding type II secretion system F family protein, whose product MAQFRYQAVNLSGKSIRGYIEAADQTAAAVALRDQGLFPIKLMAVKEQRFQRESGLTFLRSNRVKLQDLAPFCRQFATLVRSGVTVSQSLEILMNQTENKILKKTLGDVLEEVRKGNSLQESFSHNPKVFNDVFVHMIAAGEFSGRLDTMLDRVATIFERDRMVFQKLITALIYPITISIIAMGVSIFLLVYVVPMFVQTFLQQGVELPLPTKITLQISDFLVHRFYYIFGVIIVLFFGTFALLRTERGCLFWDSMKLRIPIFGKLIKKSMIARFTRTFSTLVASAIPILQGLELSKKIVKNKLFEKAIDEAQEYLHRGEPLHVAFKRYPQLFTPMVTNMIAIGEETGALEHMLEKIADFYETDVREMSARLTSLLEPLMILFLAGTVGTIIVSLFLPMMKMINLIQQ is encoded by the coding sequence ATGGCCCAGTTTCGCTACCAGGCTGTCAACCTATCTGGAAAGAGTATTCGAGGATATATCGAAGCCGCTGATCAAACAGCAGCAGCGGTTGCTTTGCGTGATCAGGGACTCTTTCCGATTAAGCTGATGGCTGTGAAGGAACAGCGTTTCCAGCGAGAGAGCGGTTTAACATTTCTGAGAAGCAATAGAGTTAAATTGCAGGATCTTGCTCCTTTTTGCCGACAGTTCGCCACGCTGGTTCGTTCAGGTGTTACAGTTTCGCAGTCCCTTGAGATTTTGATGAACCAAACGGAGAATAAGATTCTCAAAAAAACATTGGGGGATGTACTGGAAGAAGTACGAAAGGGCAACTCTCTGCAAGAATCTTTTTCACATAACCCCAAAGTTTTCAATGATGTTTTTGTACATATGATAGCTGCGGGGGAGTTTTCCGGCCGCTTGGATACGATGCTCGACCGTGTGGCAACGATCTTTGAACGGGATAGAATGGTCTTTCAGAAATTGATAACTGCGTTGATCTACCCGATTACAATATCGATCATCGCAATGGGAGTGAGCATCTTTCTCCTCGTGTACGTTGTACCCATGTTTGTACAAACATTTTTGCAACAGGGAGTGGAACTACCCCTTCCAACAAAGATTACGCTTCAAATTAGCGATTTTTTGGTGCATCGCTTTTACTATATATTCGGTGTGATTATCGTTCTGTTTTTTGGGACTTTTGCACTACTAAGAACGGAACGTGGCTGCCTTTTTTGGGACTCCATGAAGCTTCGCATCCCGATCTTCGGGAAATTGATAAAGAAAAGTATGATCGCACGCTTCACGCGTACGTTTTCAACGCTGGTAGCCAGTGCCATTCCGATTTTGCAAGGTCTTGAATTATCGAAAAAAATCGTCAAGAATAAGCTCTTTGAAAAAGCGATCGATGAAGCGCAGGAATATTTGCACAGAGGCGAACCTCTCCATGTAGCGTTTAAGCGGTATCCTCAACTCTTTACACCCATGGTAACAAATATGATCGCCATTGGGGAAGAGACCGGAGCACTAGAACATATGTTGGAGAAGATTGCAGATTTTTACGAGACAGATGTGCGCGAGATGTCCGCGCGCCTTACGTCCTTATTGGAACCGTTGATGATTCTGTTTCTGGCTGGCACGGTCGGTACGATTATCGTCTCACTCTTCCTACCGATGATGAAGATGATTAACCTCATACAACAATGA
- a CDS encoding 3D domain-containing protein, with protein MGKVSRKSIYLLTAAASVALAGGATAAGLYKKITLVVDDKKEEVSGFKFGTVGDLLRQKGIQVKDQDLVQPTRNTYLQNGLQVVVIHAKEVSLQDGNQEKKKIITHAETVEDLLKELNVKLGEADKINVDLKSDLKPGQTITITRRNEQVIVAEEKVPFQTERQPDDDSYKGQEKELTPGVEGLARITTKVIYENGQEVDRQVTRDVVKAPVNRVIAYGTKSRPLAVASRSGENFQASQMLTMTATAYSSPGGRTASGLPAQKGVVAVDPNVIPLGTKLYIPGYGYAVAADVGGAIKGNRIDLAFDSNEEAVSYGRRTVTVYIVP; from the coding sequence GTGGGAAAGGTAAGCCGAAAGTCGATCTATCTTCTGACTGCTGCAGCTTCAGTGGCTTTGGCGGGAGGGGCGACCGCGGCAGGGTTATACAAGAAGATCACGCTTGTTGTCGATGACAAGAAGGAAGAGGTTTCCGGATTCAAGTTCGGAACGGTCGGTGACCTGCTGAGGCAGAAGGGCATTCAGGTAAAAGATCAAGACTTGGTTCAACCTACGAGAAATACATACCTGCAAAATGGGTTACAAGTGGTCGTCATACATGCGAAAGAAGTCTCTCTCCAAGACGGGAATCAAGAAAAGAAAAAAATAATCACTCATGCGGAAACCGTGGAGGATCTGCTGAAAGAATTGAATGTGAAACTAGGCGAGGCCGATAAAATCAATGTCGATCTTAAGTCTGATCTGAAACCGGGACAGACGATTACCATCACACGCCGAAATGAACAAGTGATCGTAGCAGAAGAGAAAGTACCTTTTCAGACCGAACGACAGCCAGATGATGACTCCTATAAGGGGCAGGAAAAAGAGCTGACGCCCGGTGTGGAAGGGTTGGCGCGGATAACGACGAAGGTGATCTATGAAAATGGCCAAGAAGTGGATCGTCAGGTTACTCGTGATGTCGTGAAAGCACCGGTCAACCGAGTCATCGCATACGGAACGAAAAGTCGTCCTCTCGCTGTAGCTTCGCGCAGCGGCGAGAATTTTCAAGCATCCCAAATGCTGACTATGACAGCGACAGCATACTCGTCACCCGGTGGACGCACAGCCAGTGGTCTGCCTGCACAAAAAGGCGTCGTGGCTGTTGACCCCAATGTGATCCCGCTCGGCACCAAACTGTATATTCCCGGGTACGGATATGCGGTAGCGGCAGATGTTGGCGGCGCCATCAAGGGAAATCGGATTGATTTGGCTTTTGATTCGAATGAGGAAGCTGTCAGTTATGGTCGTCGTACGGTTACCGTTTATATAGTACCATGA
- a CDS encoding response regulator: protein MARIMIVDDAAFMRSLLRQLLTSNGHEVVAEASNAEEAVRKYQEIQPDLVTMDITMPDMDGIEGLKRILGLDPHAKVIMCSAMGQQAMVVEAIKAGAKDFIVKPFDSKRVIEAIESVLR from the coding sequence ATGGCAAGGATTATGATTGTGGATGATGCAGCATTTATGCGCAGTTTACTGCGCCAGTTACTTACTTCCAACGGGCATGAGGTTGTCGCGGAAGCTTCCAATGCAGAAGAAGCGGTTCGTAAATACCAGGAGATTCAACCGGATCTGGTAACGATGGATATTACAATGCCCGACATGGATGGAATCGAAGGGCTGAAAAGGATCCTTGGATTGGATCCTCACGCGAAGGTGATCATGTGTTCAGCGATGGGGCAGCAGGCGATGGTGGTGGAAGCGATAAAAGCGGGGGCGAAAGACTTCATCGTGAAGCCGTTTGACAGCAAACGCGTCATCGAAGCGATAGAAAGCGTTTTGCGCTAG
- a CDS encoding bifunctional folylpolyglutamate synthase/dihydrofolate synthase, translating to MDSALEYIHSFPRFNGRTGIKPGLERMEAILQRLGNPHHSLRFVHVAGTNGKGSTCAYLAKMLQACGYRVGLYTSPYISQFSDRMSINGKEIDEDTLHLLVEKVKPHIEAICRTPMGEPTEFEVVTLLAILFFAREGVDMVVWETGLGGRLDATNVVHPLISVITNVALDHMHILGSTVSEIAAEKAGIIKPGVPVVTAADGEALHVIMNKAQEQKCDIYVYGTDFISHRTKYDWDGQWFTYNGLQRVWNDVSISMLGEHQCINASVALAVMEVLEAKGILSIDRQALLEALLQTRWPGRLEKIGKRPLILLDGAHNPHGAHALARSLKELLNGQRLIVVLGILEDKVVPELIEPWLSLAKSIIVTEPETPRRADAEQVMQLIKRLLENAPSLHQEEAEHAAVTTFPADIQLLIERNVSDACLHACTLAGMHDVVLVTGSLFTISEARRFLLAQWGEPVSST from the coding sequence ATGGACTCAGCTTTGGAGTATATTCACAGTTTCCCGCGTTTTAACGGTCGTACCGGTATCAAGCCCGGACTCGAGAGAATGGAAGCGATCTTGCAGCGCTTAGGGAATCCGCACCATTCCTTGCGCTTCGTACATGTAGCCGGTACAAACGGCAAAGGTTCCACATGCGCATATCTCGCGAAGATGCTTCAAGCATGCGGATATCGTGTAGGTTTGTACACATCTCCTTATATCTCCCAATTTTCCGATCGAATGTCCATCAACGGGAAGGAGATTGATGAAGATACACTTCATCTCCTTGTTGAAAAGGTGAAACCGCACATTGAAGCGATTTGCCGGACACCCATGGGAGAACCCACGGAGTTTGAAGTGGTCACATTGCTTGCGATCCTCTTTTTTGCGAGGGAAGGAGTGGATATGGTCGTTTGGGAGACAGGACTCGGCGGCCGATTGGATGCGACCAATGTCGTTCATCCCCTCATCTCGGTGATCACCAACGTGGCATTGGATCATATGCATATCCTCGGTTCGACCGTATCCGAGATCGCGGCAGAGAAAGCGGGAATTATAAAGCCGGGGGTACCCGTAGTTACGGCGGCTGACGGAGAAGCATTGCATGTGATCATGAACAAAGCGCAAGAGCAAAAGTGTGACATTTATGTGTATGGCACGGACTTCATTTCTCACAGAACGAAGTATGATTGGGACGGACAATGGTTTACTTATAACGGATTGCAAAGGGTATGGAATGATGTGTCCATATCCATGCTGGGTGAACATCAATGTATCAACGCGAGCGTAGCGCTTGCCGTTATGGAAGTCCTCGAAGCAAAAGGCATTCTCTCCATCGATCGGCAGGCATTACTTGAAGCTCTCTTGCAAACGAGATGGCCTGGAAGATTAGAAAAGATCGGAAAGCGACCTCTCATTCTGCTTGATGGTGCCCACAATCCGCACGGCGCCCATGCATTGGCCCGATCATTAAAAGAACTGCTCAACGGACAAAGATTGATCGTTGTACTCGGCATCTTGGAGGATAAAGTGGTTCCGGAATTGATTGAACCGTGGCTTTCCCTCGCAAAATCAATCATCGTAACGGAACCGGAAACACCGCGGCGTGCCGATGCGGAACAAGTGATGCAATTGATAAAACGCTTGCTGGAGAACGCTCCATCTCTTCATCAAGAAGAAGCGGAACATGCTGCCGTCACAACTTTTCCCGCAGACATTCAACTGCTCATCGAACGCAATGTGTCAGATGCTTGTCTCCACGCTTGTACGCTTGCCGGCATGCACGATGTGGTTTTGGTTACGGGCTCTTTATTTACCATTTCGGAAGCGAGACGTTTCTTGCTCGCCCAGTGGGGAGAACCCGTTTCATCGACGTAA
- a CDS encoding valine--tRNA ligase: MKGVLVITVKETSLPTVYDPKQVEERLYEEWVAKKRFHATGDPSKQPYSIVIPPPNVTGVLHMGHALDFTLQDVLIRRKRMQGYDALWLPGMDHAGIATQARVEGMLRQEGISRYDLGREKFLEKVWEWKEKYGGTIRDQWRKMGFSLDYDRERFTMDEGLSRAVRTVFVTLYEKGLIYRGKRIINWDPEARTALSDIEVEYKNIKGALYHMRYPLADGSGHIVVATTRPETMLGDTAVAVHPEDERYKHLVGKTVILPIIGREIPIVADEYVDKEFGSGAVKITPAHDPNDFEIGLRHNLPQITVMDEKGVMNEQAGPYQGLDRFACRKKIVQDLQEAGVLFKIEEHEHAVGHSERSGAVVEPILSTQWFVKMQPLAEKAIALQKSGQGVRFVPDRFEKIYLHWIENIRDWCISRQLWWGHRIPAWYCGDCGETIVAMEDPTSCPHCGSRSLTQDEDVLDTWFSSALWPFSTMGWPDETEDLKRYYPTNVLVTGYDIIYFWVARMIFTALEFTGEKPFADVLIHGLIRDSEGRKMSKSLGNGVDPLDVIEKYGADALRFMLMTASSPGNDLRFYWEKVEAARNFANKIWNASRFVLMNLDERFKYTGIGDREKLGTADQWILHRLNETVADVNRRLDEYDFGGAGQALYEFIWNELCDWYIELAKLYLYGDDPEAKTITQNVLVYVLDQSLRLLHPFMPFITEEIWKHLPVEGESIVVAAYPKASETFVNESAVQDMTLIMDIIRSVRNIRAEMNVPPSRAIHLMIKPTNERAQKILLINEAYIRRFCNPEKLEIEEGLPVPEKAVTSILTGCELYLPLAGLIDIDAEIARLQKELKKLDAEVERVEKKLSNPGFIQKAPAEVIEAERAKEKDYKEKRDKVRARIAELQE; the protein is encoded by the coding sequence ATGAAAGGAGTTCTTGTGATCACCGTGAAGGAAACAAGTTTACCGACAGTTTATGATCCCAAACAAGTGGAAGAACGATTATATGAAGAATGGGTAGCGAAAAAAAGATTTCATGCCACAGGTGACCCAAGCAAGCAACCCTACAGTATCGTGATCCCACCCCCGAACGTTACCGGTGTCTTACACATGGGGCACGCGCTTGATTTTACATTGCAAGACGTTTTGATCCGCCGCAAGCGGATGCAGGGGTATGATGCCCTCTGGTTGCCCGGTATGGATCATGCGGGGATCGCTACACAAGCGCGCGTTGAGGGGATGCTTCGGCAGGAAGGGATCAGCCGTTACGATCTGGGGCGTGAAAAGTTTTTGGAGAAAGTCTGGGAGTGGAAAGAAAAGTATGGCGGTACGATTCGTGACCAGTGGCGCAAGATGGGCTTCTCCCTCGATTATGATCGCGAGAGATTTACTATGGATGAGGGGTTGTCGCGCGCGGTTCGCACCGTTTTTGTGACATTGTATGAAAAAGGTCTGATTTATCGCGGCAAACGCATCATCAACTGGGATCCGGAAGCGAGAACTGCTCTCTCCGATATTGAAGTGGAATACAAGAATATAAAAGGTGCTTTGTATCACATGCGTTATCCGCTCGCCGACGGCAGTGGTCATATCGTTGTGGCGACGACGCGTCCGGAAACGATGCTCGGCGATACGGCGGTGGCTGTTCATCCGGAAGATGAGCGTTATAAGCACCTCGTTGGGAAGACGGTGATCCTTCCGATCATAGGGCGTGAAATCCCGATTGTTGCCGATGAGTATGTGGATAAAGAATTCGGTTCAGGGGCTGTCAAGATTACACCTGCACATGATCCTAACGATTTTGAGATCGGTTTGCGCCACAATCTCCCTCAAATTACTGTTATGGACGAGAAAGGCGTCATGAATGAACAAGCAGGGCCTTACCAAGGCCTTGACCGCTTTGCTTGTCGTAAGAAAATCGTTCAGGATCTGCAGGAAGCGGGTGTCCTCTTTAAGATTGAAGAACATGAACATGCGGTCGGCCATAGCGAACGCAGCGGAGCCGTGGTCGAACCAATCCTTTCGACACAATGGTTCGTAAAAATGCAGCCGCTTGCCGAAAAAGCGATCGCTTTGCAAAAATCCGGCCAAGGCGTTCGTTTCGTCCCAGACCGTTTCGAGAAAATCTACTTGCACTGGATCGAAAACATTCGCGACTGGTGCATCTCGCGACAACTGTGGTGGGGACATCGCATTCCCGCTTGGTACTGCGGCGATTGCGGAGAAACGATCGTGGCCATGGAAGATCCGACGTCATGTCCGCACTGCGGAAGTCGGTCATTGACCCAGGACGAGGATGTATTGGATACTTGGTTTTCTTCAGCTTTATGGCCGTTTTCGACGATGGGCTGGCCGGATGAAACGGAAGATCTCAAGCGCTACTATCCGACAAATGTGCTCGTAACCGGTTATGACATCATTTACTTCTGGGTGGCGCGCATGATCTTCACTGCACTTGAATTCACTGGTGAGAAGCCGTTCGCCGATGTGCTCATTCACGGATTGATCCGCGACTCGGAAGGACGCAAGATGTCGAAGTCGTTAGGGAACGGTGTCGATCCACTCGACGTGATTGAAAAATATGGTGCGGACGCACTCCGTTTCATGCTGATGACCGCTTCGAGCCCAGGAAATGATTTGCGTTTCTATTGGGAAAAAGTCGAGGCTGCGCGCAACTTTGCCAATAAGATTTGGAACGCTTCCCGTTTCGTCCTGATGAATCTTGACGAGCGATTCAAATATACGGGCATAGGAGACAGGGAAAAACTCGGTACCGCCGATCAATGGATTTTGCATCGATTAAACGAAACGGTCGCAGACGTCAATCGCCGTTTGGACGAATACGATTTCGGCGGTGCGGGGCAAGCATTGTACGAGTTTATCTGGAACGAATTGTGCGATTGGTATATCGAATTGGCAAAACTGTACTTGTACGGGGATGATCCGGAAGCGAAAACGATCACTCAGAACGTTCTGGTATATGTGTTGGATCAGTCGCTCCGCCTCTTGCACCCGTTTATGCCGTTTATCACGGAAGAAATTTGGAAACATCTCCCTGTTGAAGGGGAGTCCATCGTGGTTGCCGCGTATCCCAAAGCGTCTGAGACATTCGTGAATGAATCGGCCGTACAGGATATGACGCTGATCATGGATATCATCCGTTCTGTGCGTAACATCCGGGCGGAAATGAACGTTCCGCCTAGCCGGGCCATTCATCTGATGATCAAGCCGACGAACGAACGCGCACAAAAGATTTTGCTCATAAATGAAGCCTATATCCGCCGCTTCTGCAATCCGGAAAAACTAGAGATCGAAGAGGGGCTTCCAGTACCGGAGAAGGCGGTCACATCCATCCTGACCGGTTGTGAGCTCTACTTACCACTGGCAGGGCTGATCGATATTGATGCAGAAATCGCCCGTCTGCAAAAAGAATTGAAAAAGCTGGATGCCGAGGTAGAGCGCGTCGAGAAGAAACTTTCCAACCCCGGTTTTATCCAGAAAGCACCTGCTGAGGTGATTGAAGCCGAGCGGGCGAAAGAAAAGGATTATAAAGAGAAGCGGGATAAAGTACGGGCTCGCATTGCCGAGTTGCAAGAGTAG